The Magnolia sinica isolate HGM2019 chromosome 9, MsV1, whole genome shotgun sequence sequence ACAGAGGAAATGGAGAGCTTATCTATTTCCTATTGCATTCATGTTGGCTAGATCATCTTATGTTGAACTTCTCCCATGTTTAGCAATGGCCCATTCAGCAATTTTCCACATGTATTGCAATTATCAATATAGGACTCATGGTAGAATTTGTCAATCTATGTCAATTTTAGTAGATCCTGTATATATTCTTGTTGCAGTTTCAAATTTTCCTTCAGCATTAATGTTCAATTTCTTGTTGGTATTTGTTCATGTTACTTGCAACCTATGAAATAACATGTTTGAGTTGGCGAATTGGCTAGTTGGCAATTACAAAACTGATAACTGCACAAATAGCATTACCATCAACCCAGGGAGTTTCACTGTTTGTGAGAAAGCAGCTTGAGCTGTTATTTACATGGATTGCACCGGATCATCTGCAATGTCATGCTGTTTCTTATTTAGGATACTATTGTAGAGCTAAGCTCCTTAGCATGCAAAGGAGCTTGCAAATACCTCTTTTGCAAATACAacagaaggtttttttttttttcattttataggCATCAAAATATCCTGCTTGGGTTGtttaacatcctgaattttcatggccagagtttatactcgagtccgagaaaaccgggtgttaataatgtaaaacttggatgctttagaGATCGCATCTTATATTTGTTATAGACTATATCCAGATACATTTgagaaggtaacattcacaagaataaaattaactatattctttattccaaggtcaaataaatcatcaaatgCTCTCACAATGGGAGCTTAATACAAGTTCTGAGTTGCGCAACGGAATTATAAAGAAAGTAAACCATAAATTAATCTTCCTAGTTTATTCAGTAAAGTCTTCTGCCAGGGTCGGGTCTTCTGGGTCCTTGACTTGTACGTCACCTACAatatctgtacggttgggagagggttaatgccctacttATATTGATGATTACCCTTTAAAATTAACAGTGTAAAGGTTTTGATACGTCCTATACTCCACatctacaagaggtatcaatgcacaagcaatctatatgagatgcacgcctagcaaagtatatgcggtttatCTCACTTAGCGATCACCATAATTTGGAATACGATTATAGTTATTCGACTTGCCccacatcccatactacggagattcactGGCGTGTCCCacatttaacatggatttatgcagtTATCCTAAGACGAACACCACACTGACCAGGTGAATCACGCAACCCGGATTGGAGTGATTAACTGCGACATCCAACCCTTAAAAGACTGGATTGGAGTGACTAAATGTGAAATCCAACCCCCAAAAGAAAGACCGGATTGGAGCGACTAAATGCGATATCCAACCCCCAAAAGAAAGAACTGATATATCACGCATATATAATGATTTACATGCACTAGTTGTTGCACCATCACCCGTGAAATATGGAATTATATGTTGCCATAGGGCCGCTACCGAAAACGCATTATGCCCATGATATTGATTCGATCGCTAGAGGAGGGATTCGcgacatagtacttgcaccaagaGAGAAACCCTTGAACCATGAGAGTTtaggaatatcaagacacctgcTCGAGCCTTTAAGGTAAATAAGAGACGAGTGGCAATGACCATCTCAAAGAAGATTAAAGGCAAGTGCAAGGCTCGTATCCctagcctcacataaattcaggaAGATTCCTTGAAATGGATATCATGTTAAAATCCCAAAAGGCTAATAATtgttatgacaatttaaaatgaaaacagaGGAAAAGTAATGGAAATTTGAGAACAGATAAAAAGGAACGTAAAAGAGAAGATAAAATGCATTAACTCAATTAAGACAAAAGGTACATAAAAGGCGGGATAAAATAACATGAAGGCATAAAAAGGCAGGATAAATATAactacttaaattaatgtaagcttaaaggataaaaccctcgcATCTAGTGTTGTTTTCTCCTTGAAGGTGGGTTTGTGTCGAGGTATTAAACCCTTAACCTAGTGTTTAACAACTTGTGAATGGTTATTACTCGTTAGCTAGTCTAATCaagatttggcaagaaggggaagaagAGGTTTAGAAGGGAAAATTGGACGTGACCTACCTCGGATGTCGAGTGTTGCCGgtttccctcttcttcttttttttcttttctttccttctttctttaatttcttttccttctttccttctctctctcctcttcttttttctcaCTCTTCTCTCCTTGCTGGACGACTGCCAGTCTGGGCGAAcggagtctctctctctctctctctctctctctctctctctcctttgctatGTTCTCACGACTGTGGGGAGATGGGTTTTTATAGGCATGGGAATGCTCAGAATTCTTGCACGTATTCCTTACGCAAGGTGCCGCCTGCGTGATCTGTTTACGCAGCCTCTCTTTCTGCGTAGAGAGTTGGTCGCGGATCGCGCCTAAAGAAACGGTTCGTCTAGCGACCCTGGTGCGGGATCTTTTTCCGAACGACCTTCATTGGAGCGGTCGGAATCCCTTAGGGATGGGTTTGAATGACCTTGATTTCGCCATTGGTTGGGTTGCTGATCCCTGTGCGTTGGGTTTTGCAGATTTCAAACAGAAAAGGCTCCCCTTTGTACCTGCTATTGGGGACGCAACGGCTTGCATGGGTCCTACTAGATCTTGTGTTCTTGGTTGGGGTTGAGAGCTAGACTCGATAGACGGTTCAGATTACTCAAATTTGTcgaaatggtggcccacctagattgCCGGTTCGCGGATCTCTTGATGCATGGTGATCTGCGACGGACTATGTTCGTACGTGGAGGTCTGGACGGCATGCGGAGAAACCTAGAGTCCAATTGGTTTTTCCCTCTAGTTGCAATGAATGGTCCCGATCATCCATAAAGGTGATGTTGGTGGCCCACGAATCTTCCAGCGGATGATTGTCCGCTGTGAGAAGAGGGTTCGCAGAGTCAATCGGGTCAAGGTGACTTTGACCTCTTATAGTTACGGTGTACCGTGGCAATGCGGAGTCCATGTGCATACGTTGCTCCtactgtggggtccacgtgtggttTGGAGTAAATTGGCTCCGTTCATTAGTCTTAGCGGGCTGACATTAAGGTCCGTGTCAGAAATGGGGAACTAGGGCTGGTCctatgtgggccatatcatcaaTTGTTATGTTTAGTCATCGATCTTGATGATCCAACGGCTGCATCTTGGTATGTACGTTCAATTTATGATGATTAGGCTTGATATAAGGTTTTACATGAaccggatcatgggaaccatgtgatttggaatttaaGGGTCTAGGGTGATGGGGTTTTCGTAATTACTTCTGATATAGGCATTTTGGGAGATCCAATGGTTCCACATGATTGTAGACATGTTTCTAAACAAtttttataaaagaacttatgtctAAATAGTTATGAATGGAGAGTTATCTACTAGTTTATTTAAGGGAAAGTTGTGTCGGTTCACGTGTGCATGGTCTTATTTTCAACTCAAGGGTCAGATGCCTTGATTTTGGTATCATTCTCATATACGTTTTACATTGACTCTCATGGTAATGCGCGAGAACtttcgatactcgagcatcgaagagttcggggcgttacaggttGCCTGTCATAATCAATATTCTGTAGTTCAAAATCCATTAGGAAGTTTGATATCTGTTAGGCCATAAATGTTTTGATTATTTTGCCAGATTCATGGATGTTTAAGTTCCATTAGCAATCCAGCTTATAAAACTGTTGACTGTTGTAAGATCAACCTTAGAAATGACAAGCTCATGAAAGGGTCTGGACAATGCCTATGATGAGAACATCTAAATCCGAAATTTTATTCATGTGCAGAAATTCATTAATGAAAAATTGGGTGCTTCTGCTTGCAAGCAAATACCTTGACTATCAAACTGGAGAAAATATGTAAGTTTTGGAAATAAGCTGATAATCACATTTTATTGTAGATTAATTCAACCCCTTGTTATCATCCTTTTCATAAGCCAGGCTACTGTTcattttttgcaaaattttctgAATTTCGTCAACTCATCCACATGCCGATGTTGCATGGCCTGAAAGCTGCACTTAACATTCATCTCAACCATTTGTGTTGGtccatgtcctttttttttttctgagaatTGTACTCTCATGAGCTGGCCTTCCTACAATCATGATGGCAGGAGTCTcaatggaagaaagaaaagacGATGATGAGCGGATGGAAAACAGTCATTTTGAGGATGGTACATCGAGTATGGAACAGAGTGGGGTGAATCAGCAGACACTTTCAGCTGCTGCCAAGCAATCTATGCAGGAATCGATGGGTTACCAAGATGTTGAAGTTGCAAATGACCAAAATTCTGTTGAAAATGCATCAGAAGTTGCTCCTGGTTATGTGCCAAGTGAACTTAGTGAACAAATTATTTTTGAAATCTCTTCATTGATGGTCCGCCCATTAGGTGTTGCACAAGGAACATTTCAAGTAAGTACGATATTTAAAAGTTTCTAAGCTAGATTCATTTGTCAGTTATCCATAGATCACATTTTACTGGTTATTTTTGGGCGTATATTTCCTGCTCAGAATTCTTAGCTGTCAAGGCATAGAATCTCCAAGATAAATGGCTTGATGTAAAAGAAGTTATGTTGTTTTAACTTATAAGTTATGTTGTTATAGCTTTTATGCTTCAATGTCTCTTCCATGAGCTTTGATGTTAATCACATCAATTGTTCCTACTAATGGCATGCAAGAAAGTTGTTCTACCAAATATGTATAGAAATCTGCCAACTGTATAGAAAATTTCTTATCAGTTTGGTTATTGGTCTATCTTTGCTAAAGAAGGGTATGGATCATCTCCAGGTAGCAGTGCTGATAATGACACTATTGTTCAAACCTTTTTAGATCCCTCCGTCCATAAGGTCCCATAAACCAGCACAAAGGAGACCTTgatcaaaaagttttcaatggtgggcgttcaacccCCACTATGGGccttagatctgctttattttttagcttataacctaacatgattcagcaaaatggatgaaccgcgtggtaaaacacaaatatcagggtAGGCATTATAGAGAGGATCAAATCAGGTGAGAACACAGCCTCACCCAGGACAGCGCAACCCTTATtgtgggcccgccttgatgtatgtattctgtattctAATTGTGCATCtgtatttttcatattattttagggcatgatcccaaaaatgaagaaatacaaatcttgggtggacccaGCTCTAGGAAAGAGTAGTACTGTATGCCTCAACATTTTCtgccgtgtttttttttttgccaacgaatctgttgttaaggtcacagaagcctggatgaaggtacaaatatcagcttcatctaaaaattttgtggctcCTTAatcgtcaatcaccacttttcctacAGTATCGTCTACCTgttaattggatctacttcatttttggtatagtgtcctaaaatgatatggaataaTAGAAAGAGTAGgcagatataaaatatatacatcaagctTGGGCCTgccattagagttgtacacgagtcgagttagctcggttagcttgctcaactcgcctcagctcgaaattggattcggatCTAGTTAGGTTAgttttttgagcttaaaaaaattGAGTCGaatttgagcttgcccgagctcgactcaacttggatcgaacctcaactcgaatcgaatcagcttggtgactcaattattttgatattgatgttgttcgccaagtgtttaatgaaatggctcaacaaagtgttgtttcgggtgtgTACATTCTTCGCAAGATCAGCCAGTGACAAGGAAGGAATTGATACGaaataaatcactacaaaaaaaattcTTTACACATTCATTCACCCACAAATTGAAACAAACGACTCTAGATGTGAAGGCAAGAAAAGGGGGTGCCTTCATCACCTTCAACAAGCAGAAAATTATTTTTCACTTTCCTAGTTA is a genomic window containing:
- the LOC131255913 gene encoding BEACH domain-containing protein C2-like isoform X2 — protein: MLVVLALWPWGCLMCFLGFLALKTRSWLFIFEVSASNPGFAGEQGFAILLVGMAGLRATGCRVSMEERKDDDERMENSHFEDGTSSMEQSGVNQQTLSAAAKQSMQESMGYQDVEVANDQNSVENASEVAPGYVPSELSEQIIFEISSLMVRPLGVAQGTFQHLGFHED
- the LOC131255913 gene encoding BEACH domain-containing protein C1-like isoform X1, which gives rise to MLVVLALWPWGCLMCFLGFLALKTRSWLFIFEVSASNPGFAGEQGFAILLVGMAGLRATGCRVSMEERKDDDERMENSHFEDGTSSMEQSGVNQQTLSAAAKQSMQESMGYQDVEVANDQNSVENASEVAPGYVPSELSEQIIFEISSLMVRPLGVAQGTFQVSTIFKSF